The DNA segment CCGCCTCATTTCAGACCGCACCCGATAAACCGCACAGCTATCTCAGACATGATTCTGATACCGACCGGGAGCGCCCGATCATCGAAATCATACGATGTGTTATGAATCGGTATACTCCCTCCAACACCGAGCATGAAGAAGCTTCCGGGTACCTTCCTGAGAAAGAACGAAAAATCTTCACCACCCATGGCAGAGGTTTTTATTTCGACCGCGTTCTCCGGCCCCAATGTATCACTTATAACATCACGGACAAGTGCTGTTGACCGGTCTTCATTGATTGTGGGCGGAAAATCGTCGAGAATCGCGAATTCAGCCTCTCCTCCCGATGCCCGTGCCGTTCCTTCGGCCATACGTGCGAGCATGCCGTGGACCGCACGTTGTGTCGCGGGGTCGAGCGTTCGTATGGTTCCGCCGAGGGTAACTTCGTCGGGAATGATGTTAACCGCCGTGCCGCCGTGAACGGTACCCACCGTGACAACAAAAGGTGAGAGCGGATCGGTCATCCGCGACCGAACAAGCTGGATACCCCCGATGATGCGCGCGGCGATGGTAACGGGATCGACTCCGGCATGCGGCATGGCGCCGTGGGTGCCCTTTCCCCTGACAATGATTCTGAAGCTGTTGACGGACGCCATGGCGGGCCCGAACCGGTATCCGACCTTTCCGAGCGGA comes from the bacterium genome and includes:
- a CDS encoding M20 family metallopeptidase; translation: MDTRISRLVEEICPGIIVIRHDLHKHPEIGLKEYRTAAVIETFLDDIGVTHRRCTETGVVAEIGRGNGHVVALRADIDALEMPDLSGLPYASVHEGLCHACGHDGHTAVLLGTAWVLRKLEHELAGTVKLIFQPDEEGGTGADTMIRQRVLGDPAPEAIFALHGWPDIPLGKVGYRFGPAMASVNSFRIIVRGKGTHGAMPHAGVDPVTIAARIIGGIQLVRSRMTDPLSPFVVTVGTVHGGTAVNIIPDEVTLGGTIRTLDPATQRAVHGMLARMAEGTARASGGEAEFAILDDFPPTINEDRSTALVRDVISDTLGPENAVEIKTSAMGGEDFSFFLRKVPGSFFMLGVGGSIPIHNTSYDFDDRALPVGIRIMSEIAVRFIGCGLK